The window ACACCCTGCCTCTGCACGTCGAGATTCTTTACAACGAGTACGACTTCGTCGGCGCCTTCGCGACCGCCGCCCTGCTGGCGGTTCTGGCGCTGGTGACCCTGATCCTGAAGTCCTTCCTCGAGCACCGCCACGCCGACGACCTCGCCGCGAGGGGGCGGCGCTGACATGACCCTCGACATCCAATCCATCACCCGCGCCTATGACGGCCTGCCCGCGCTGGACGACGTCAGCCTGACAGTTCGCGACGGCGAGTTCCTGGCCCTGCTCGGCCCGTCCGGCTCTGGCAAGACCACCCTGTTGCGGATCATGGCCGGGCTGGATCGCCCGTCCGCCGGGCAGGTGCGGTTCAACGGCGAGGACTTCCTGGCCCTCAGCCCGCGCGAGCGCCGCGTCGGCATGGTGTTCCAGAGCTACGCCCTGTTCCGCCACATGACCGTGGCCGACAACATCGCCTTTGGCCTGAAGGTGCGCCCGCGCGGCTCGCGCCCCGGTCGCGCCGAGATCGCCGAGCGGGTGCGGGACCTGCTGCGCCTGATCCAGCTGGAGAACTTTGGCGGCCGCTATCCCAGCCAGCTGTCCGGCGGTCAGCGCCAGCGGGTCGCCCTGGCCCGCGCCCTGGCCATCGAGCCGCGCCTGCTGCTGCTGGACGAGCCCTTCGGCGCCCTGGACGCCCGAGTCCGCCGCGACCTGCGCCGCTGGCTGCGTCAGGTGCATGAGCAGACCGGCGTCACGACCGTCCTCGTCACCCATGATCAGGAAGAGGCGCTGGAACTGGCCGACCGCGTCGCCATCCTGCGCCAGGGCCGGATCGAACAGGTGGACACGCCCCAGGCCCTCTACGACCGCCCGGCCTCGGCCTTCGTCCACGACTTCCTGGGCGAAGGTCTGCAGCTTCAGGCCACGGTGGCGCGCGGCGAGGTCGTGTCGAACGACTGGCGCGCGCCGTCGGACGCCCCGACCGGCGACGCCTTGCTCTGCATCCGTCCTGAAGACCTGGAGGCCGCCGATCACGGACTGGTCGGCGTGGTGATGTCCAGCCTGAGACGCGGCGACCGCGCGCGCGTGGCGGTCTCCCTGCATGGCCGGAGGCTGGAGCTGGATCGTGCTGTAAACGACCCGCTGAGCGCTCTGGCGCCCGGCGATCCGGTCCGGCTCTATCCCCGTCGCTTTCACGTTCTGGCCAAGAGCGCATGAGCGGCCCGGTCGTTGCGGTCATCGGCGCGGGGTTCAGCGGACTTCTGACCACGCTAAACCTGCTGCGGATGTCGCCGGATGTAGCGGTCCAGTTGATCGAGCGGCGCGGCGTCTTCGGCCTCGGCCCCGCCTACGCTACCGGCAACCCCAAGCACCTGCTCAACGTGCGCTTGTCAAACATGAGCGCCTTCCCTGACAAGCCGCACCATCTGGCGGACTGGATGGCTGAGCAGCCCGCCTGGTTCGCGCGTGACGACTTCATCACACGCGGCGACTACGGCCGTTACCTGGCCCATCTGCTGGACGAGGCTTTGCGCCCCGACCGGGATGGCGGACGCCTGTCTCTGATTCGCGGCGAGGCCAGCGCCATCCGTCCGCACGGCGACGGTTGGAAAATCATGCTGGATGGTCGCAGTTCTACGGTCGCCGACGTCGTGGTCCTGGCCCAGGGCAACCTCAGCCCCGCCGCGCCGTCGGGCCTGGATCCCGCCCTCACAGGGTCCAGTCGCTATCTCGGTGATCCGTGGCGCGCCCTGGATGCCTTGCCGCCCGCAGCCAACGACATCCTGCTCATCGGCGCGAGCCTGACGATGGTGGACGCCGCCATCGCCCTGCGGCGACCAGGTCGGCGCTTCACCGCCGTCTCGCGGCACGGTCTGCTGCCGCGCAGCCATGGTTCGACGATCATGCCCTCACAGAAGCGCACCTATGTCGGCGGACCGTCCGAGATCTTCAGACAAGCGAGGCTCGCAGCGCGCGAAGGCGACTGGCGCGCCGTCATCGATGACGTGCGCCATTCCGCCCGCTCCCTCTGGTCATCCTGGTCTCTGCCCGAGCGAAGCCGCTTCCTGCGTCATCTACGCGCCCTGTGGGACAATCACCGCCACCGCCTGGCTCCCGGCGTCGCGCGGGAAGTCACCGCCATGCTAGCCTCCGAGGAACTGGAGATCACGGCCGCCCGCATCACTGCCCTCTGCGCCCGAGACGACGAAGTCGAAGCGATTCTCCAGTATCGAGGCGATCCTCAGCCCCGAGCCCGCCGCTTCGACGCCGCGATCAACTGCTCCGGCCCGACCGGCGACGTCGCCCAAAGCACCGATCCCCTGTTGAAAGATCTGCTGAAACAGGGGCTGGCCGTTCCTGCCGCTCTCGGGCTAGGCCTCGCCGCCGATCCCAGGGGTCGCCTGATCGATGGCCGCATGCTGGCCCATAGCCATCTCTTCGCCATCGGTCCGCTGACTCGCAGCCTGTTCTGGGAGGCCACCGCCGTTCCTGACCTGCGCGAGCACGCTGTGGCTATCGCCCGCAGCGTCATTGAAACCCTGCAGCAGCCCGACGAATACAGACCCGCTTTTCAGGCCAACGCCACAAAGCCAGTCACGGTCGAATATCGCTGAACAAGAAAAAACCGCCCAAGATCCTTGAGCGGCGACATCTCTGAATGATGCTTGAAACCATCTGGTGGTTGGCTGGGGAACTAGGACTCGAACCTAGAATGACGGTACCAAAAACCGTAGTGTTACCATTACACCATTCCCCAGCAGGACCAGTGCGCCCCGCAGTTCGTCGCTGCGAGGAGCGGTGAAATACGCCAAGGCTTTCTGGGATGCAACACCTGAAAACAGAAGAATTTTCATCGATCAGCGACTTTTTTCAAACGGGCTGAATCCACGCTTGCGAGGTCCGAAACCCGTGGCTATAAGCCCCCTCCTCGGCGCAGCGACGGCCTCTGGCCCGTGTCGAGAAGAAATGTCGGAGTGTGGCTCAGTCTGGTAGAGCACTGCGTTCGGGACGCAGGGGTCGGAGGTTCGAATCCTCTCACTCCGACCATTTTTCTTACATCTCGAGGTGATTTCCCCTGCGGGGGCGGTGCATTTGCGTGTGCGCACGATTAGCTTCGATGCATGACCCAGTTGCTCACCCCCGCCGAAGTCGTCGCCTTCTGGATCGATGCCGGTCCCGACAAATGGTTCGCCAAGGACGCAGCCTTCGACGTCGCTTTCACTGAACGATGCCGCGACACCCATTTCGCCGCCGCCGCCCGCAAACTGGATAGCTGGACCGCGACGCCCGAAGGTAGCCTGGCCCTCATCATCCTGCTGGATCAGTTGCCGCGAAACGCCTTCCGTGAGACAGCGCACATGTTCGCCACTGATCCCCTTGCCCTGATGTTCGCAAGGACGGCCATCGCGCGCGGCGACGACCGAAAGCTGGCCCACGATCTGCGCCCCTTCGTCCTGATGCCCCTGATGCATTCGGAATCGCTCGCAGATCAGGAAACCCTGTTGACCCTGCTGGACGAGACCGACCAGCCGAACACCTACAGGTTCGCCGTGATTCACCGCGACATCATCGCCCGTTTCGGCCGCTTTCCGCATCGCAACGCCTGCCTGGGCCGAGAGACGACGGCGGACGAGGCCGC of the Brevundimonas pondensis genome contains:
- a CDS encoding sulfate/molybdate ABC transporter ATP-binding protein, translating into MTLDIQSITRAYDGLPALDDVSLTVRDGEFLALLGPSGSGKTTLLRIMAGLDRPSAGQVRFNGEDFLALSPRERRVGMVFQSYALFRHMTVADNIAFGLKVRPRGSRPGRAEIAERVRDLLRLIQLENFGGRYPSQLSGGQRQRVALARALAIEPRLLLLDEPFGALDARVRRDLRRWLRQVHEQTGVTTVLVTHDQEEALELADRVAILRQGRIEQVDTPQALYDRPASAFVHDFLGEGLQLQATVARGEVVSNDWRAPSDAPTGDALLCIRPEDLEAADHGLVGVVMSSLRRGDRARVAVSLHGRRLELDRAVNDPLSALAPGDPVRLYPRRFHVLAKSA
- a CDS encoding FAD/NAD(P)-binding protein, which encodes MSGPVVAVIGAGFSGLLTTLNLLRMSPDVAVQLIERRGVFGLGPAYATGNPKHLLNVRLSNMSAFPDKPHHLADWMAEQPAWFARDDFITRGDYGRYLAHLLDEALRPDRDGGRLSLIRGEASAIRPHGDGWKIMLDGRSSTVADVVVLAQGNLSPAAPSGLDPALTGSSRYLGDPWRALDALPPAANDILLIGASLTMVDAAIALRRPGRRFTAVSRHGLLPRSHGSTIMPSQKRTYVGGPSEIFRQARLAAREGDWRAVIDDVRHSARSLWSSWSLPERSRFLRHLRALWDNHRHRLAPGVAREVTAMLASEELEITAARITALCARDDEVEAILQYRGDPQPRARRFDAAINCSGPTGDVAQSTDPLLKDLLKQGLAVPAALGLGLAADPRGRLIDGRMLAHSHLFAIGPLTRSLFWEATAVPDLREHAVAIARSVIETLQQPDEYRPAFQANATKPVTVEYR
- a CDS encoding DUF924 family protein, whose translation is MTQLLTPAEVVAFWIDAGPDKWFAKDAAFDVAFTERCRDTHFAAAARKLDSWTATPEGSLALIILLDQLPRNAFRETAHMFATDPLALMFARTAIARGDDRKLAHDLRPFVLMPLMHSESLADQETLLTLLDETDQPNTYRFAVIHRDIIARFGRFPHRNACLGRETTADEAAFLAGDGFKG